From a single Raphanus sativus cultivar WK10039 chromosome 3, ASM80110v3, whole genome shotgun sequence genomic region:
- the LOC108846808 gene encoding protein trichome birefringence-like 3, with the protein MSFLILNRGAVGGAKIPLSIIVLVLCGFMFFVLLYTERISLMSSSSSSSSNFFRLKSCPKKDISSKPKEKVREERSENMDVLDDRFEFDPEECNVAAGKWVYNSSAEPLYTDESCPYIDRQFSCMKNGRPETDYLRWEWQPDDCTIPRFNPKLAMNKLRGKRLLFVGDSLQRSQWESFVCLVESIIPEGEKSMKRSKKYFVFKAKEYNASIEFYWAPFIVESNTDLPVILDMKKRIVKVDSVEDRSKYWEGADILVFNTYVWWMSGLRMKALWGSFGNGERGAEALDTPVAYRLGLKTWANWVDSTVDSNKTKVFFTTMSPTHSRSADWGKPNGTKCFNETEPVKDKRFWGTGSNKQMMKVVSSVVKNMATHVTVINITQLSEYRIDAHTSVYTETGGKMLTAEQRADPMRNADCIHWCLPGLPDTWNRILLAHL; encoded by the exons ATGAGCTTCTTGATACTTAACAGAGGAGCAGTGGGCGGAGCCAAGATTCCTCTATCCATAATCGTTCTTGTTCTATGTGGTTTTATGTTCTTTGTTCTCTTGTACACCGAAAGAATCAGCTTGatgtcttcttcctcctcttcctcttcaaaTTTCTTCAGGTTAAAGTCTTGTCCGAAGAAAGACATTAGCTCGAAACCTA AGGAGAAAGTTCGAGAGGAGAGATCAGAAAACATGGATGTTCTGGACGACAGGTTCGAGTTCGATCCAGAAGAGTGTAATGTTGCAGCAGGGAAATGGGTTTACAACAGCTCAGCGGAGCCCCTCTACACGGATGAATCATGTCCATACATCGACCGTCAGTTCTCTTGTATGAAAAATGGAAGACCAGAAACTGATTATCTTCGGTGGGAATGGCAGCCTGATGACTGTACTATCCCACG ATTTAATCCGAAGTTAGCAATGAACAAACTCAGAGGAAAAAGATTACTGTTTGTGGGAGATTCGTTGCAACGAAGTCAATGGGAGTCATTCGTGTGTTTGGTGGAATCGATAATACCCGAAGGAGAAAAATCAATGAAGCGTAGCAAAAAATACTTTGTCTTCAAAGCAAAG gAATACAATGCGAGTATAGAGTTTTACTGGGCGCCGTTTATTGTCGAATCCAACACGGATTTGCCTGTGATATTGGATATGAAGAAGAGGATAGTAAAAGTGGATTCAGTGGAAGATCGATCAAAGTATTGGGAAGGAGCTGATATTCTAGTTTTCAACACTTATGTTTGGTGGATGAGTGGGCTTAGGATGAAAGCTTTGTGGGGTTCATTTGGAAATGGAGAGAGAGGTGCTGAGGCTTTAGACACACCAGTGGCTTACAGGCTAGGGCTCAAGACATGGGCTAATTGGGTTGACTCTACCGTCGACTCTAACAAGACCAAAGTCTTCTTCACTACCATGTCTCCTACTCATTCTAG AAGTGCGGATTGGGGGAAGCCAAACGGGACGAAGTGTTTCAACGAGACAGAGCCAGTAAAAGACAAGAGGTTTTGGGGAACAGGGTCGAACAAGCAGATGATGAAAGTGGTGTCAAGCGTCGTGAAGAACATGGCGACGCACGTGACAGTCATTAACATAACGCAGCTGTCGGAGTACCGCATAGACGCACACACATCGGTCTACACGGAGACAGGGGGAAAGATGCTAACGGCAGAGCAGAGAGCTGATCCAATGCGTAACGCTGATTGCATACATTGGTGCCTCCCTGGATTGCCC